The following proteins come from a genomic window of Triticum aestivum cultivar Chinese Spring chromosome 6A, IWGSC CS RefSeq v2.1, whole genome shotgun sequence:
- the LOC123131713 gene encoding histone H2A.1-like, translated as MAGRKGGDRKKAVTRSVKAGLQFPVGRIGRYLKKGRYAQRVGSGAPVYLAAVLEYLAAEVLELAGNAAKDNKKTRIIPRHLLLAVRNDQELGRLLAGVTIAHGGVIPNINSVLLPKKSPAAAEKEAKSPKKKTATKSPKKKVAAKE; from the exons ATGGCCGGAAGGAAGGGCGGCGACAGGAAGAAGGCGGTGACCCGCTCCGTGAAGGCCGGGCTCCAGTTCCCCGTCGGCCGCATCGGCCGCTACCTCAAGAAGGGCCGCTACGCCCAGCGCGTCGGCTCCGGCGCCCCCGTCTACCTCGCCGCCGTCCTCGAGTACCTCGCCGCCGAG GTCCTGGAGCTCGCCGGCAACGCGGCCAAGGACAACAAGAAGACCCGCATCAtcccgcgccaccttctcctcgcCGTCCGCAACGACCAGGAGCTCGGCAGGCTGCTCGCCGGCGTGACCATCGCCCACGGCGGCGTGATCCCCAACATCAACTCtgtgctgctccccaagaagtcccccgccgccgccgagaaggaggccaagtcgcccaagaagaagacggccaccaAGTCCCCCAAGAAGAAGGTCGCCGCCAAGGAGTAG